In the Qipengyuania gelatinilytica genome, GCTATCTCGAGCAGGAGCCCGAGCTCGACGAGAGCAAGACCGTGCTCGAGAACGTCAAGGACGGCGCGCGCGAAACCGCGGACATGGTCGAACGCTTCAATGCGATCGGCATGGAAATGGCCGAGGAAGATGCCGACTTCGACGCGCTCAGCACCGAAATGGCCGAGCTGCAGGACAAGATCGACGCGGTCGACGGCTGGACGCTCGACAACCAGCTCGAAGTCGCGATGGAAGCGCTTCGCTGCCCTCCGGGCGACTGGCCCGTCACCGATCTTTCGGGCGGCGAGAAGCGCCGTGTCGCTCTCACCCGCCTGCTGATCCAGAAGCCTTCGATCCTGCTGCTGGACGAACCGACCAACCACCTCGACGCCGAAAGCGTCCAGTGGCTGGAAAACCACCTCAAGGAATATGCCGGCGCGGTGCTGATGATCACCCATGACCGCTACTTCCTCGACAATGTGGTGGAGTGGATCCTCGAACTCGACCGCGGGTCCTACTACCCTTACGAAGGCAACTACTCGACCTATCTCGAGAAGAAGGCCAAGCGTCTGGAGCAGGAAAGCCGCGAGGAAAGCGGCCGCCAGAAGGCGCTGTCACGCGAACTCGAATGGATCCGGCAAACGCCATCGGCGCGCCAGACCAAGTCCAAGGCCCGTGTCCGCAAGTTCGAACAGCTCCAGGAAGAGCAGCAGAACCGCAAGCCCGGTAAGGCGCAGATCGTCATCCAAGTGCCCGAACGTCTCGGCGGCAAGGTCATCGAGGCCAAGAACATCTCCAAGGCCTATGGCGACAAGCTGCTCTTCGAAAACCTCTCATTCATGCTGCCCCCGGGCGGTATCGTCGGCGTGATCGGGCCGAACGGCGCGGGCAAGTCCACGCTGTTCAAGATCCTGACCGGCAAGGAAGAACCCGACAGCGGCACGGTGGAAATCGGCTCGACCGTCCATCTCGGCTATGTCGACCAGA is a window encoding:
- the ettA gene encoding energy-dependent translational throttle protein EttA produces the protein MAAQYAFVMKDMTKTFPGAQKPVLSNINLQFYQGAKIGIVGPNGAGKSTLIKIMAGIDKDFTGEAWPGENITVGYLEQEPELDESKTVLENVKDGARETADMVERFNAIGMEMAEEDADFDALSTEMAELQDKIDAVDGWTLDNQLEVAMEALRCPPGDWPVTDLSGGEKRRVALTRLLIQKPSILLLDEPTNHLDAESVQWLENHLKEYAGAVLMITHDRYFLDNVVEWILELDRGSYYPYEGNYSTYLEKKAKRLEQESREESGRQKALSRELEWIRQTPSARQTKSKARVRKFEQLQEEQQNRKPGKAQIVIQVPERLGGKVIEAKNISKAYGDKLLFENLSFMLPPGGIVGVIGPNGAGKSTLFKILTGKEEPDSGTVEIGSTVHLGYVDQSRDHLNPKNNVWEEISDGLDYMKVNGHDTSTRAYVGAFNFKGADQQKNVGKLSGGERNRVHMAKMLKEGGNVLLLDEPTNDLDVETLGALEEAIENFAGCAVVISHDRFFLDRLATHILAFEGDSHVEWFEGNFEAYEEDKRRRMGDAADRPTRLAYKKLTR